Proteins co-encoded in one Mycobacterium mantenii genomic window:
- a CDS encoding TetR/AcrR family transcriptional regulator, with the protein MVTVKATGAGPVAVNGTSGRRADPILDIVVEMLDREGYEAVQLREVARRARVSLATIYKRYRTRDELIVAALDEWMDANRYAGLPSLIGDLPGESMYVDLMHVMRTIFEPWERHPLMLRSYFQARSGPGGKRLIQRGVDAVVPVAKAVLAQAEPGFANDLELILTGVVYGLLTQFSQGEIEVTDIVPGIERTVFWLTAAYENGSARLAQG; encoded by the coding sequence ATGGTTACCGTGAAGGCGACAGGGGCCGGGCCGGTGGCCGTGAACGGCACTTCCGGGCGGCGGGCCGATCCGATCCTGGACATCGTGGTCGAGATGCTCGATCGCGAGGGCTATGAGGCCGTTCAGCTGCGCGAGGTGGCCCGACGGGCCCGCGTATCCCTGGCGACGATCTACAAGCGGTATCGCACGCGCGACGAACTCATCGTCGCGGCACTCGACGAATGGATGGACGCCAATCGCTATGCGGGGTTGCCCTCGCTGATCGGCGACTTGCCCGGCGAGTCGATGTATGTGGACCTGATGCACGTGATGAGGACCATCTTCGAGCCGTGGGAACGGCATCCGTTGATGCTGCGCTCCTATTTCCAGGCGCGATCGGGGCCCGGTGGCAAGCGCCTCATCCAGCGCGGCGTGGACGCGGTCGTCCCCGTCGCCAAAGCCGTTCTGGCGCAGGCGGAGCCGGGATTCGCCAATGACCTCGAGCTCATCCTCACGGGCGTCGTCTACGGGCTGCTCACCCAGTTCTCCCAAGGGGAGATCGAGGTCACCGACATCGTGCCGGGTATCGAGCGCACGGTGTTCTGGCTGACCGCCGCGTATGAGAATGGGTCCGCCCGGCTGGCGCAAGGCTGA
- the msrB gene encoding peptide-methionine (R)-S-oxide reductase MsrB, which produces MSQPKLQLSDDEWRKKLSPEEFHVLRQAGTERPFTGEYTDTKTEGVYQCRACGTELFRSTEKFESHCGWPSFFDPAKSDAVILRPDHSMGTTRTEVLCANCHSHLGHVFAGEGYPTPTDQRYCINSISLRLVPAGG; this is translated from the coding sequence GTGTCGCAGCCCAAGCTGCAACTGAGCGACGACGAGTGGCGCAAGAAGCTCAGCCCGGAAGAGTTTCATGTGTTGCGCCAGGCCGGCACTGAACGGCCCTTCACCGGCGAATACACCGACACCAAAACCGAAGGCGTGTACCAGTGCCGGGCCTGCGGTACCGAATTGTTCCGCAGCACAGAGAAATTCGAGTCGCATTGCGGCTGGCCGTCCTTCTTCGATCCGGCGAAATCCGACGCGGTGATTCTGCGGCCCGACCATTCCATGGGCACGACGCGCACCGAGGTGCTGTGCGCGAACTGCCACAGCCACCTCGGCCACGTGTTCGCCGGTGAGGGCTACCCGACGCCGACGGATCAGCGCTACTGCATCAACTCGATCTCGCTGCGGCTGGTGCCGGCGGGCGGATAG
- a CDS encoding carboxymuconolactone decarboxylase family protein: MRTFAEVMTIDPPDGDSPYAGGLIDFVFAEVWSRPGLSRRHRRFVTLACVAAADAQAPLEQHVYAALNSGDLTITEMREAVLHFAVYAGWPKASRFNIAVDLEWAKIAQARGEPPPAPEPLLPLVTASDPELRLQGGEESFKEINCLPFAPMRDNPYSGAGILNFVFGEMWLRPGLGMKERRLITVACVAFQDAEIPIMSHVYAALKSGDVSFEEMDELALQFAAYYGCAKAEYLNQVIAEQKRRVTAENQADQPHVG; encoded by the coding sequence ATGCGCACGTTCGCCGAAGTGATGACGATCGACCCGCCCGACGGCGACAGCCCGTACGCGGGCGGGTTGATCGACTTCGTCTTCGCCGAGGTGTGGTCACGGCCCGGGCTCAGCCGCCGCCATCGACGGTTCGTCACCCTGGCATGTGTCGCGGCCGCCGACGCGCAGGCCCCGCTCGAGCAGCACGTCTACGCCGCGCTCAACAGCGGTGACCTCACCATCACCGAAATGCGGGAAGCCGTACTGCATTTCGCCGTCTACGCAGGCTGGCCGAAGGCGTCCCGGTTCAACATCGCAGTGGACCTGGAATGGGCCAAGATCGCCCAGGCGCGCGGCGAGCCGCCCCCTGCACCGGAACCATTGCTGCCACTGGTCACCGCCAGCGACCCCGAGCTGCGGTTGCAAGGCGGCGAGGAATCGTTCAAAGAGATCAACTGCCTGCCGTTCGCGCCGATGCGTGACAACCCGTATTCGGGTGCCGGCATTCTGAACTTCGTCTTCGGCGAGATGTGGTTACGCCCCGGCTTGGGGATGAAGGAACGCCGGCTGATCACCGTCGCCTGCGTGGCCTTCCAGGATGCCGAAATCCCGATCATGTCGCACGTGTACGCGGCGCTGAAAAGTGGCGACGTCTCCTTCGAGGAGATGGACGAACTTGCGCTGCAGTTCGCGGCGTACTACGGCTGCGCCAAAGCCGAATACCTCAACCAGGTGATCGCGGAACAGAAACGGCGAGTAACGGCCGAAAACCAAGCCGATCAGCCGCACGTCGGCTGA
- the zapE gene encoding cell division protein ZapE, with protein MHGSTSAGASAGVAHLVDRHPTASPERLIAQLRPPPTFADVSFATYQPDPAEPTQSAAVAACRDFCRQAVERRDGRRKLLGRREIRPGVGLYLDGGFGVGKTHLLASTYYELPGDGPGGSPDGPAPKAFATFGELTQLAGVFGFVECVDLLANYTAVCIDEFELDDPGNTTLISRLLSSLVERGVSVAATSNTLPEQLGEGRFAAQDFLREIHTLASIFTTVRIEGPDYRHRGLAPAPRPLSDDQVAARAARVDGATLDDFDALCAHLATMHPSRYLSLIEGVRAVFLTGVHGIDDQNVALRLVSLTDRLYDAGIPVVASGAKLDTIFSEEMLAGGYRKKYLRATSRLLALTAAADPARGS; from the coding sequence ATGCACGGGTCCACCTCCGCGGGTGCTTCGGCCGGGGTGGCTCACCTGGTGGATCGGCACCCGACGGCGTCGCCGGAGCGGCTGATCGCCCAATTGAGACCGCCGCCGACGTTCGCCGACGTGAGCTTCGCGACCTATCAGCCCGATCCGGCGGAGCCGACGCAAAGCGCCGCGGTCGCGGCATGTCGGGACTTCTGCCGGCAGGCGGTCGAGCGCCGCGACGGGCGGCGAAAACTATTGGGAAGAAGGGAAATTCGGCCCGGCGTCGGGTTGTACCTGGACGGCGGGTTCGGGGTCGGCAAGACCCACCTGCTGGCCTCCACCTACTACGAGCTGCCCGGTGATGGACCGGGTGGGTCACCGGATGGCCCGGCGCCCAAGGCATTCGCGACGTTCGGGGAGCTGACCCAGCTGGCCGGGGTGTTCGGGTTCGTCGAATGCGTCGACCTGCTGGCCAACTACACGGCGGTGTGCATCGACGAGTTCGAACTCGACGACCCGGGCAACACCACGCTGATCTCGCGGCTGCTCTCGTCGCTGGTCGAGCGCGGGGTCTCGGTGGCCGCCACCTCCAACACGCTGCCCGAGCAGCTCGGCGAGGGCCGTTTTGCGGCACAAGATTTTCTGCGCGAAATCCACACGCTGGCAAGTATTTTCACGACAGTACGGATCGAGGGGCCCGACTACCGGCACCGCGGTCTGGCGCCGGCGCCGCGGCCGCTGTCCGACGACCAGGTGGCCGCGCGCGCCGCGCGGGTCGACGGCGCGACGCTGGACGATTTCGATGCGCTGTGCGCGCACCTGGCCACCATGCACCCCTCGCGGTACCTGTCCCTGATCGAGGGGGTGCGGGCGGTGTTCTTGACCGGCGTGCACGGCATCGATGATCAGAACGTCGCGCTGCGGCTGGTGTCGCTGACCGATCGGCTCTACGACGCGGGCATTCCCGTGGTGGCCTCGGGTGCCAAGCTGGACACCATCTTCAGCGAGGAGATGCTGGCCGGGGGATACCGAAAGAAGTATCTGCGGGCAACTTCCCGGCTGTTGGCGCTGACCGCGGCGGCTGACCCAGCTCGCGGATCATGA
- a CDS encoding GNAT family N-acetyltransferase, producing MEPLTGTLHIAPADSGDAPELAAVAALTFSLACPASTTEGNITAFVEANLSATRFAEYLSDPDRAIVTARQDGRIVGYAMLVRGVSDHVGVQQAVQTRPAAELSKMYVLLDRHSTGAAAALMERILAVAADWGVRCVWLGVNQENQRAQRFYLKSGFTVNGTRTFQLGADVESDYVMIRELGQPPRSAPTAGKLPADTSFGIPRPASPR from the coding sequence GTGGAACCTCTGACAGGAACGTTGCATATCGCGCCGGCCGATTCCGGCGACGCACCAGAGCTGGCTGCCGTTGCAGCCCTTACCTTTTCGTTGGCGTGTCCGGCCTCGACGACCGAGGGCAACATCACGGCGTTCGTCGAGGCCAATCTGTCGGCCACCCGCTTCGCCGAGTATCTCAGCGATCCGGATCGGGCGATCGTCACCGCGCGCCAGGACGGCCGCATCGTCGGGTACGCCATGCTGGTTCGCGGCGTGTCCGACCACGTCGGCGTCCAGCAAGCCGTGCAGACGCGGCCCGCGGCCGAGCTGTCGAAGATGTATGTCCTGCTCGACCGCCACTCCACCGGGGCCGCGGCGGCGCTGATGGAACGCATCCTGGCCGTCGCCGCCGACTGGGGCGTTCGCTGCGTGTGGCTGGGCGTGAACCAGGAGAACCAACGCGCACAACGCTTTTACCTCAAAAGTGGGTTTACCGTCAACGGCACCAGGACGTTCCAGCTAGGTGCCGACGTCGAGAGCGACTACGTCATGATCCGCGAGCTGGGTCAGCCGCCGCGGTCAGCGCCAACAGCCGGGAAGTTGCCCGCAGATACTTCTTTCGGTATCCCCCGGCCAGCATCTCCTCGCTGA
- a CDS encoding pyrimidine reductase family protein has translation MPDSGVPESSASSAASETPLSLLGSVRGLDDGDLPRLYGYPEHDGTWVRANFITSVDGGATSGGSSGAMGGPGDRFVFNLLRELADVIVVGAGTVRIEGYSGAQLSVPERQQRQARGQSEVPQLAIVTGSGHLNRDMAVFTRTEVQPLVLTCTAAAEQTRRALSGLCEVLDCSGDDPERVDEAALLAALGARGMRRVLTEGGPTLLGSLIQRDMLDELCLTIAPYIVGGQARRIATGAGQLLTRMRCAHVLTDDAGYLYTRYVKA, from the coding sequence GTGCCCGACTCTGGCGTCCCCGAAAGCTCCGCGAGTTCCGCGGCCTCGGAGACGCCGCTGTCGCTGCTCGGATCGGTGCGCGGACTCGACGACGGCGACCTCCCCCGGCTCTACGGCTATCCCGAACACGATGGCACCTGGGTGCGGGCCAACTTCATCACCAGCGTCGACGGCGGGGCCACGTCGGGCGGCAGCAGCGGCGCCATGGGCGGCCCGGGCGACCGGTTCGTCTTCAACCTGCTGCGCGAGCTCGCCGACGTCATCGTGGTGGGTGCGGGCACCGTGCGAATCGAGGGTTACTCCGGCGCGCAGCTCAGCGTCCCGGAGCGTCAGCAGCGGCAGGCCCGCGGACAAAGCGAGGTGCCGCAACTGGCGATCGTGACCGGATCGGGCCACCTCAACCGCGACATGGCGGTGTTCACCCGCACCGAGGTGCAGCCGCTGGTGCTCACCTGCACCGCGGCGGCCGAGCAGACGCGCCGGGCGCTCAGCGGCCTGTGCGAGGTCCTCGACTGCTCCGGCGACGATCCCGAGCGGGTCGACGAGGCCGCGTTGCTCGCGGCCCTCGGCGCGCGTGGCATGCGCCGCGTCCTCACCGAGGGCGGCCCGACCCTGCTGGGCTCGCTGATCCAGCGCGACATGCTCGACGAGCTGTGCCTGACCATCGCGCCCTACATCGTCGGCGGCCAGGCACGACGCATTGCGACCGGCGCGGGCCAGTTGCTCACCCGGATGCGGTGTGCCCACGTCCTGACCGACGACGCCGGCTACCTTTACACCCGCTACGTCAAGGCCTAG
- a CDS encoding DUF732 domain-containing protein, with product MKLLLIAAGFAAVVGMAVPAHADDTDDAFIASLDKAGITYSDSDLAVGAGKWVCKTLQGPTAMSDVVSTLQSKNSDLTEDKANKFAAIAVSTYCPYMASSTTSPSPSVTTTSSN from the coding sequence ATGAAACTTCTTCTTATTGCGGCAGGCTTTGCCGCCGTAGTCGGAATGGCGGTGCCCGCGCACGCCGATGACACTGACGACGCATTCATCGCGTCACTGGATAAGGCCGGCATCACGTATTCCGATAGCGATCTGGCAGTCGGAGCGGGCAAATGGGTATGCAAGACGCTTCAGGGCCCCACCGCGATGTCGGATGTCGTCTCGACGCTGCAGTCCAAGAACTCCGACCTGACTGAGGACAAAGCCAACAAGTTCGCGGCCATCGCCGTCAGCACGTACTGCCCGTACATGGCTTCGAGCACCACCTCGCCCAGCCCGAGCGTGACCACCACCAGTTCTAACTAG
- a CDS encoding alpha/beta hydrolase — MSRPYTCATILVAVTALLAGCVPGLAADPRFATNSGARPQGAATSKPAPSGPPPIAAPRNDLAWHDCTSRVFADAAVPAAAGVKLDCATYDADLDPVNGGGGSLSIGVVRARSSQTPQDAGPLVFTTGSDLPSSAQLPVWLSRAGADVLATHPIVSVDRRGIGMSSPIDCRDKFDRQQMRDQSQFQTGDDPVANLSEVSNTATTNCGDAVGIGPNASSYDDAHAASDIERLRSLWDVPALALVGIGNGAQVALAYAGSRPDKVARLILDSPVALGTNAEAAAEQQVKGQQAALDAFAGQCIAVNCALGADPKGAVSALLADARAGKGPGGASVAQVANAITVALGYPVGGRVDATTNLANALAGARSGDTNALNNLINHANALQDSDGQFVNVCSDAVNRPTPDRVRELVVAWGKLYPEFGTVAALNMVKCVHWPTGSPPPAPKTLKVDVLLLGVQNDPIVGTDGVAATAASIINANAASKRVMWQGIGHGASIFSGCAVPPLIGYLKSGKLPNTDTYCPA, encoded by the coding sequence ATGAGTCGGCCGTACACGTGCGCCACGATCCTGGTTGCGGTGACCGCGTTGCTGGCCGGCTGCGTCCCGGGCCTGGCCGCCGATCCGCGCTTCGCCACCAATTCCGGTGCGCGCCCGCAGGGGGCGGCCACCTCCAAGCCGGCGCCCAGCGGCCCGCCGCCGATCGCCGCACCCAGGAACGACCTCGCGTGGCACGACTGCACCTCACGGGTGTTCGCCGACGCGGCGGTCCCCGCCGCCGCCGGTGTCAAGCTGGATTGCGCGACCTATGACGCCGACCTGGACCCGGTCAACGGCGGGGGCGGCAGCCTGAGCATCGGAGTGGTGCGAGCGCGTTCGAGCCAGACGCCCCAGGATGCCGGGCCGCTGGTCTTCACCACCGGCTCCGATCTGCCGTCCTCGGCGCAATTGCCGGTCTGGTTGTCGCGGGCGGGCGCCGACGTGCTCGCCACCCACCCCATCGTCTCGGTCGACCGCCGCGGCATCGGCATGTCGAGCCCCATCGACTGCCGCGACAAGTTCGACCGCCAGCAGATGCGCGACCAGTCGCAATTCCAGACCGGCGACGACCCGGTGGCCAACCTGTCCGAGGTCTCCAACACCGCCACCACCAACTGCGGCGACGCCGTCGGGATCGGTCCGAACGCGTCCTCCTACGACGACGCGCACGCCGCCTCTGACATCGAGCGGTTACGCAGCCTGTGGGACGTGCCCGCCCTGGCTCTGGTGGGCATCGGCAACGGCGCGCAGGTGGCGCTGGCCTACGCCGGATCGCGGCCGGACAAGGTGGCCCGACTGATTCTCGACTCACCGGTTGCGTTGGGCACCAACGCCGAAGCCGCCGCCGAGCAACAGGTCAAGGGGCAGCAGGCCGCGCTCGACGCCTTCGCCGGCCAGTGCATCGCGGTGAATTGCGCGCTGGGCGCGGACCCCAAGGGTGCCGTCAGCGCCCTGCTGGCCGACGCCCGCGCCGGAAAGGGCCCCGGCGGCGCCTCTGTGGCGCAGGTGGCCAACGCGATCACCGTCGCGCTCGGCTATCCCGTCGGCGGCCGCGTCGACGCCACCACCAACCTGGCCAACGCGCTGGCCGGAGCGCGCTCCGGCGACACCAACGCGCTGAACAACCTGATCAACCACGCCAACGCCCTCCAGGACTCCGACGGCCAGTTCGTCAACGTGTGCAGCGACGCGGTCAACCGCCCCACGCCGGACCGGGTGCGTGAACTCGTCGTCGCCTGGGGCAAGCTCTATCCCGAATTCGGTACGGTCGCCGCGCTCAACATGGTCAAGTGCGTGCACTGGCCCACCGGCTCGCCGCCACCCGCACCCAAAACCCTCAAAGTCGACGTGCTGCTGCTGGGTGTGCAGAACGACCCGATCGTCGGCACCGACGGCGTGGCGGCGACCGCGGCCAGCATCATCAACGCCAACGCGGCCAGCAAGCGGGTGATGTGGCAGGGCATCGGCCACGGCGCCAGCATCTTCTCGGGCTGCGCCGTTCCGCCGCTGATCGGCTACCTCAAGAGCGGCAAATTGCCCAACACCGACACCTACTGCCCGGCCTGA
- a CDS encoding DUF1942 domain-containing protein, whose product MHRWLMVASAFLVAVAGVTAVGVAAAPMPRAWAGDAPIGHIGDTLRVDNGTFIADVTVSGVAACDPPPGFGYTREGTYKGFPGSTVERADVTIRAIRVPNPYVMATVMDFNGVTPNADAYKPRASDAPDALDNVLVNAPNGAIVRGEVYWDAYRDPVSTVVLLDKKTGYHLAQWNL is encoded by the coding sequence ATGCACCGCTGGCTGATGGTCGCGTCCGCCTTCCTGGTTGCCGTTGCCGGCGTCACCGCCGTCGGCGTCGCCGCGGCTCCGATGCCCCGCGCGTGGGCCGGGGACGCGCCGATCGGCCACATCGGTGACACGTTGCGGGTGGACAACGGCACGTTCATCGCCGACGTCACCGTGAGCGGCGTGGCGGCCTGCGACCCGCCGCCAGGATTCGGCTACACGCGCGAAGGCACCTACAAGGGCTTTCCGGGCAGCACCGTCGAGCGCGCCGACGTGACCATTCGCGCGATCCGGGTGCCCAATCCATACGTCATGGCGACCGTGATGGATTTCAACGGCGTGACCCCCAACGCCGACGCCTACAAGCCGCGGGCCTCCGATGCACCCGACGCGCTGGACAACGTGCTCGTCAACGCCCCGAACGGAGCGATCGTGCGCGGCGAGGTGTATTGGGACGCGTACCGCGATCCGGTCTCCACCGTCGTCCTGCTGGACAAGAAGACGGGCTACCACCTCGCGCAGTGGAACCTCTGA
- a CDS encoding cytochrome c oxidase assembly protein — MRVDPGPLTWDAAVQTWHLDLVSAAVVAALAAGYCWRYRRARAAAGAVRAANAACFGVGMLVWLLATISAIGAYAYVLFWVRALQVLLLLYVVPFFIAQAKPVTVFRDAVGPVARDRIDRMLASRFARVLVHPATTSVAMLATPWLLYLTPWYAAALQSEWIGAPTRILLVALGFGYFYARLQEDPVPRRYPQSISLLITVAEALGDGVLGLVIWQGPLIAMAYYAALHRSWGPDPRLDQTIGAGVLWILGDLVGWPFVLLLMRALSRDEKAHAVAVDAELDQAESAAKARGAESEGAEGQPPTPSGLWWENDPELRERFRRG; from the coding sequence GTGCGCGTCGATCCCGGACCGCTGACATGGGACGCGGCCGTCCAGACTTGGCATCTCGACCTGGTCTCCGCGGCCGTCGTCGCGGCGCTCGCCGCCGGATACTGCTGGCGCTACCGGCGCGCCCGTGCCGCCGCGGGCGCGGTCCGCGCCGCGAACGCCGCCTGCTTCGGCGTGGGCATGCTGGTGTGGCTGCTGGCCACCATCAGCGCGATCGGCGCCTACGCCTACGTCCTGTTCTGGGTGCGTGCGCTGCAGGTGTTGCTGCTGCTTTACGTCGTGCCGTTCTTCATCGCGCAGGCCAAGCCGGTCACCGTCTTTCGCGACGCCGTGGGACCGGTGGCCCGCGACCGTATCGACCGGATGTTGGCGAGCCGGTTCGCCCGCGTGCTCGTTCATCCGGCAACCACGTCGGTGGCGATGCTCGCCACGCCGTGGTTGCTTTATCTGACCCCATGGTATGCCGCGGCCCTGCAGAGCGAGTGGATCGGAGCGCCGACCCGAATCCTGTTGGTGGCCTTGGGCTTTGGATACTTCTACGCTCGATTGCAAGAAGATCCCGTTCCCCGCAGGTATCCGCAGTCGATCTCGTTGCTGATCACGGTCGCCGAGGCGCTCGGCGACGGTGTCTTGGGGCTGGTCATCTGGCAGGGCCCGCTTATCGCAATGGCGTATTACGCTGCGCTGCATAGGTCTTGGGGTCCCGATCCGCGCCTCGACCAGACGATCGGTGCCGGCGTGTTATGGATCCTCGGTGACCTGGTCGGGTGGCCGTTTGTGCTGCTGCTGATGCGCGCGCTGTCCCGCGACGAGAAGGCACACGCGGTCGCCGTCGATGCCGAGTTGGACCAGGCCGAGTCGGCGGCAAAGGCGCGCGGCGCCGAGAGCGAAGGCGCCGAGGGTCAGCCCCCCACGCCGTCGGGCCTGTGGTGGGAGAACGACCCGGAGCTGCGGGAGCGGTTCCGCCGCGGCTGA
- a CDS encoding DUF732 domain-containing protein translates to MRFLLGLTSLATMIILAGPAHADIDNDQDFLKDLRDAGLTYQDGGNAITIGKSVCELLDDGQSDAKIVTDLRNQNPDFQGAAAAKFTYLSAAHYCPKYITGEDRGPKPDGATGN, encoded by the coding sequence ATGCGATTTCTCCTCGGGCTGACCAGCCTCGCAACCATGATCATCCTGGCGGGACCCGCGCACGCGGACATCGACAACGATCAGGACTTCCTCAAAGACCTCCGCGACGCCGGCCTCACCTATCAGGACGGCGGCAACGCGATCACCATCGGCAAGTCGGTGTGCGAACTGCTCGACGACGGCCAGTCCGACGCGAAGATCGTGACCGACCTGCGCAACCAGAATCCGGACTTCCAGGGCGCGGCCGCGGCCAAGTTCACCTACCTCTCGGCCGCCCATTACTGCCCGAAGTACATCACCGGCGAGGACCGCGGTCCGAAGCCGGACGGTGCCACCGGCAACTGA
- a CDS encoding mycofactocin-coupled SDR family oxidoreductase: protein MTTNNATGRVAGKRVLITGAARGMGRSHAVRLAGEGADCILVDICSTPAGLEYPLATEDDLNETAQLVEKQGRRAVTKVVDVRDEAAMKFAVDAAVDELGGLDGAVANAGVLTVGTWDTTTAEQWRLVLDVNLIGAWNTCAAALPHLVTRGGGSLVNISSSAGIKGTPLHVPYTASKHGIVGMTLALANELAAQNIRVNTVHPTGVATGMAPPSMHTLIAEQRPDLVPIFLNALPAPLIEASDVSNAVLYLISDESRYVTGLELKVDAGVTIR from the coding sequence ATGACAACGAACAACGCCACGGGCCGGGTCGCGGGCAAACGGGTCTTGATCACCGGGGCCGCGCGCGGCATGGGACGCTCGCACGCGGTGCGGCTGGCCGGAGAGGGCGCCGACTGCATCCTGGTGGATATCTGCTCCACGCCAGCGGGTTTGGAGTACCCGCTGGCCACCGAAGACGACCTGAACGAGACCGCACAGCTGGTGGAGAAGCAGGGCCGGCGTGCCGTCACCAAAGTCGTCGACGTGCGCGACGAGGCGGCCATGAAGTTCGCGGTCGACGCGGCCGTCGACGAACTCGGTGGACTCGATGGCGCGGTTGCCAACGCCGGCGTGCTCACCGTCGGCACCTGGGACACCACCACCGCCGAGCAGTGGCGGCTGGTCCTGGACGTCAACCTCATCGGCGCCTGGAACACCTGCGCGGCCGCACTCCCCCACCTGGTCACCCGCGGCGGCGGAAGCCTGGTCAACATCAGCTCGTCGGCCGGCATCAAGGGCACTCCGCTGCACGTGCCCTATACGGCCTCCAAGCACGGCATCGTGGGAATGACCTTGGCGCTGGCCAACGAGCTTGCCGCGCAGAACATTCGCGTCAACACCGTGCACCCCACCGGGGTGGCCACCGGAATGGCACCGCCGAGCATGCACACGTTGATCGCCGAGCAGCGGCCCGACCTGGTGCCGATCTTCCTGAACGCGCTGCCCGCGCCGCTGATCGAAGCGTCCGACGTGAGCAACGCGGTGCTCTACCTCATCTCCGATGAATCCCGTTACGTCACAGGGCTCGAACTGAAAGTCGACGCCGGTGTCACCATCCGCTGA
- the aftC gene encoding arabinofuranan 3-O-arabinosyltransferase, with amino-acid sequence MYGALVMAAESTRTGLGGWTLAAFRPRTGAPGVATVLRMALWPLAIFSVLHRSIILTLNGNITDDFKPVYRAVLNFRHGWDIYNEHFDYVDPHYLYPPGGTLLMAPFGYLPFTPSRFLFILINTVAILIAWYLLLRMFKFTLSSVAAPALLLAMFCTESVTSTLVFTNINGCVLLAEMLFLRWLLDGRVSRQWWAGLAIGLTLTLKPVLGPLLLLPLLNRQWRTLIPAIVVPAVINIAAWPLVSDPMDFVTKTLPYIGGTRDYFNSSIEGNGVYFGLPTWLIVFLRILFVLITIGALWLLYRYYRTRDPLFWFTSSLGVLLLCSWLVLPLAQGYYSMMLFPFLMTVVLRNSLIRNWPAWLGIYGFMTLDDWLIYRAMRYGRALHYLKITYGWSLLLIVAFTVLLFRYLDARAENRLDEGIDPAWLTAERELAR; translated from the coding sequence GTGTACGGTGCGCTGGTGATGGCAGCTGAATCGACCCGCACCGGGCTGGGTGGTTGGACCCTGGCCGCCTTTCGTCCCCGCACCGGAGCACCGGGCGTCGCGACCGTGCTGCGGATGGCGTTGTGGCCGTTGGCCATCTTCTCGGTCCTGCACCGCAGCATCATCCTGACGCTCAACGGCAACATCACCGACGACTTCAAACCGGTGTACCGCGCGGTACTCAACTTCCGGCACGGCTGGGACATCTACAACGAGCACTTCGACTACGTCGACCCGCACTATCTGTATCCGCCGGGCGGCACGCTGCTGATGGCACCGTTCGGGTACCTGCCCTTCACGCCGTCGCGGTTTCTGTTCATCCTGATCAACACCGTCGCAATCCTGATCGCCTGGTATCTGCTGCTGCGGATGTTCAAGTTCACGCTGTCCTCGGTCGCCGCCCCCGCCCTGCTGCTGGCCATGTTCTGCACCGAAAGCGTGACCAGCACGCTGGTGTTCACCAACATCAACGGCTGCGTCCTGCTGGCCGAGATGCTGTTCCTGCGCTGGCTGTTGGACGGCAGGGTCAGCCGGCAGTGGTGGGCCGGCCTGGCGATCGGGCTGACGCTCACGCTCAAACCGGTGCTGGGCCCGCTGCTGTTGCTGCCGCTGCTGAACCGCCAGTGGCGAACCCTGATACCCGCGATCGTCGTGCCCGCGGTGATCAACATCGCCGCCTGGCCCCTAGTCAGCGATCCGATGGACTTCGTCACCAAGACGCTGCCGTACATCGGGGGAACCCGGGACTACTTCAACAGCTCAATCGAGGGCAACGGCGTGTACTTCGGCCTGCCCACCTGGCTGATCGTGTTCCTGCGAATCCTGTTCGTTCTCATCACGATCGGCGCGCTGTGGCTGCTGTACCGCTACTACCGCACCCGCGACCCGCTGTTCTGGTTCACCAGCTCGTTGGGTGTGCTGCTGCTGTGTTCCTGGCTGGTGCTACCGCTGGCCCAGGGTTACTACTCGATGATGCTGTTCCCGTTCCTGATGACGGTGGTGCTGCGAAACTCGCTGATCCGGAACTGGCCGGCCTGGCTCGGGATCTATGGGTTCATGACGCTGGACGACTGGCTGATCTACCGGGCGATGAGGTATGGCCGCGCGCTGCACTACCTCAAGATCACCTACGGCTGGTCGCTGCTGCTGATCGTCGCCTTCACCGTGCTGCTCTTCCGCTACCTGGACGCCAGGGCCGAGAACCGGCTGGACGAAGGCATCGATCCAGCGTGGCTGACGGCCGAGCGCGAGCTCGCCCGGTGA